Proteins from a genomic interval of Microscilla marina ATCC 23134:
- the msrB gene encoding peptide-methionine (R)-S-oxide reductase MsrB: MNWNDIVKFAEQGNPTPDRVVTKTEEEWKAQLTPEQYRITRRKGTEPAFSGDLCHTYDKGKYACVCCGTPLFDSSLKFDSQSGWPSFTEPIKENAIKYEKDTSYGMVRVEVMCNVCGGHLGHVFPDGPLPSGLRFCINSESIKLMTE, encoded by the coding sequence ATGAATTGGAACGACATCGTCAAGTTTGCCGAGCAAGGTAATCCAACCCCTGATAGGGTAGTTACTAAAACTGAAGAGGAGTGGAAAGCCCAACTTACCCCAGAGCAATACCGCATTACACGACGCAAAGGCACCGAGCCGGCTTTTTCGGGCGATTTGTGCCATACTTATGACAAAGGCAAGTATGCTTGTGTATGTTGCGGCACACCTTTGTTTGACTCTAGCCTAAAGTTTGATTCTCAGTCGGGTTGGCCAAGCTTTACCGAGCCAATTAAAGAAAACGCCATTAAGTATGAAAAAGATACCTCTTATGGCATGGTAAGGGTAGAGGTCATGTGCAATGTATGCGGTGGGCACCTTGGGCATGTGTTTCCCGATGGACCTCTACCCAGTGGTTTACGTTTTTGTATCAACTCTGAATCAATCAAACTAATGACCGAGTAA